One region of Vibrio zhugei genomic DNA includes:
- a CDS encoding exonuclease SbcCD subunit D, which yields MKFLHTSDWHLGRQFHNVSLLDDQAAILNQIVQYIAEHPVDALLIAGDIYDRSVPPANAIELLDHVLTTLCQDMGVPVIMIPGNHDGAARLAFGARHMRDAGLHIIANFEQMLEPVVLSSNDAGEVAFYGMPYHDPEVVRHAYQEAVHSHDEAHQLLCEKITKTFDPSQHHVLLSHCFVDGAMESESERPLSIGGSDRVNHEHFLPFDYVALGHLHQPQKKGRDSIRYSGSLMKYSFSEQHQKKGMTLVTFDQQGFVSSESIPLISPHDMRIIEGELEEIIAKAADDPRPNDYLLVRLTDKHAILDPMEKLRQVYPNVLHIEKPGMLIGMDQPVASQRLKRSEVDMFADFFQEAQQSELTPAQSEAIAAVVQELKQGDRE from the coding sequence ATGAAGTTTTTGCATACCTCCGATTGGCACCTTGGTCGTCAGTTTCACAATGTTTCTTTGCTGGACGATCAAGCGGCAATCTTAAATCAAATTGTCCAATATATCGCGGAACACCCCGTTGATGCCTTGCTCATCGCTGGAGATATTTATGATCGTTCTGTACCGCCAGCCAATGCGATTGAGTTGCTCGATCACGTATTAACCACGCTGTGTCAGGATATGGGCGTGCCAGTGATTATGATACCTGGCAATCATGATGGCGCGGCACGTCTTGCCTTTGGTGCGCGCCACATGCGTGATGCAGGTTTGCATATCATTGCCAATTTTGAGCAGATGTTAGAACCTGTGGTGTTGTCCTCGAACGACGCGGGTGAGGTGGCCTTCTATGGTATGCCATACCACGATCCGGAAGTGGTTCGCCATGCCTATCAAGAAGCGGTTCACAGTCACGATGAAGCGCACCAGTTATTGTGTGAAAAAATCACCAAGACATTCGATCCGTCACAACACCATGTTTTATTGAGTCACTGTTTTGTTGATGGTGCGATGGAATCGGAGTCTGAACGGCCGTTATCGATTGGCGGCTCTGATCGCGTTAACCATGAGCACTTTCTACCGTTTGATTATGTGGCATTAGGCCATCTGCATCAGCCACAGAAAAAGGGGCGTGATTCTATCCGTTATTCCGGCTCTTTAATGAAATACAGTTTTTCCGAGCAACATCAGAAAAAAGGGATGACATTGGTGACGTTTGATCAGCAAGGTTTTGTCAGTAGTGAATCCATTCCGCTAATTTCTCCGCATGACATGCGCATTATTGAAGGGGAGCTTGAAGAGATTATTGCTAAGGCGGCTGATGATCCTCGCCCCAATGATTACCTTTTAGTGCGTCTAACTGATAAGCATGCGATTCTCGACCCAATGGAAAAACTGCGTCAGGTCTACCCGAATGTATTGCATATTGAAAAACCTGGTATGTTGATTGGCATGGATCAGCCAGTCGCGAGCCAGCGTTTAAAGCGCAGTGAAGTGGATATGTTTGCGGATTTTTTTCAGGAAGCCCAGCAAAGCGAGCTGACGCCAGCGCAATCTGAGGCGATTGCTGCCGTGGTTCAAGAATTAAAGCAAGGAGACCGTGAATAA
- the cra gene encoding catabolite repressor/activator, with product MTLDKIAKLAGVSKTTASYVINGKAKKYRISEKTQKKVLDIVALHNYRPDHAASALRAGSSRSFGLIIPDLENTSYAKLAKLLEQNSRQAGYQILIACSDDNPDTEREVASTLVSRRIEALFVASTMPNASDFYQTLQESGTPVIAIDRPLDDEYFACVISEDFNSALELTRSVVDDEVRSIGLIGALPELNVSQERQLGFEDAIAPYGLVPLLGYGEHFHRNDARAVFTRWLEAGCVPDAVVATSYTLLEGILDVLLEYPEVMQRIRLATFGDNRLLNFLPTKVNSMPQQFELIADSALELALNASAKRCQPGIEFIPRKLRVRYQR from the coding sequence ATGACCCTAGATAAGATCGCCAAGTTGGCTGGTGTATCGAAGACAACGGCAAGTTATGTCATTAATGGTAAAGCAAAGAAATACCGGATTAGTGAAAAAACACAGAAGAAAGTATTGGATATTGTCGCTCTGCACAATTATCGTCCTGATCATGCTGCCTCGGCATTAAGGGCGGGGAGCAGCCGCTCGTTTGGTTTGATCATTCCGGATTTAGAAAATACCAGTTACGCCAAACTGGCCAAGCTGCTTGAACAAAACTCTCGTCAAGCGGGTTATCAAATACTCATTGCGTGCTCGGATGATAATCCTGATACTGAGCGAGAAGTGGCGAGCACTTTAGTCAGCCGCCGCATCGAAGCCTTGTTTGTCGCCAGTACCATGCCGAACGCCAGCGATTTCTATCAAACGCTGCAAGAGTCTGGCACACCGGTTATCGCAATTGACCGACCGCTCGATGATGAATACTTTGCTTGTGTCATCAGCGAGGATTTTAATTCGGCACTCGAACTGACACGCTCAGTCGTGGATGATGAGGTACGCAGTATTGGCTTGATTGGCGCTCTGCCAGAATTGAACGTCTCGCAGGAGCGTCAACTGGGGTTTGAAGATGCCATCGCGCCATACGGATTAGTGCCATTATTGGGCTATGGAGAACACTTCCATCGCAATGATGCGCGTGCGGTATTTACCCGTTGGCTGGAGGCCGGATGTGTGCCTGATGCCGTGGTGGCCACTTCGTATACCTTGTTAGAAGGCATATTAGATGTGTTGCTTGAATATCCAGAGGTCATGCAGCGTATTCGTTTGGCGACCTTTGGTGACAATCGCTTACTCAATTTTTTACCGACCAAAGTGAACTCGATGCCCCAGCAATTTGAGTTAATTGCGGATAGCGCTTTGGAGTTAGCGTTGAATGCGTCGGCGAAACGGTGTCAGCCCGGCATCGAATTCATACCACGTAAACTTCGCGTGCGTTATCAGCGGTGA
- the fruB gene encoding fused PTS fructose transporter subunit IIA/HPr protein, translating to MLQLTTQDIKLGQAQSDKLAAIRAIAEDLTAHGYVADGYVEGMLNREGQNSTFLGNGIAIPHGTTDTRDLVHSTGVAIHHFPNGVDWADGNTVYVAIGIAAKSDEHLGILKQLTKVLASDGVEESLKAAKTEEDIIAILNGDVQFDADLDASLVQIQFPATDMVQLSAVAGGLLKNKGNANADFVAELVTKAPTSLGNGLWLVSSSKGVQRTGLSFVSTNADCQFDGQAVKALIAVAGCNGAHQSLMNNIATLVFKQQQADLVSADSAQNVVALLSGEEVSSASSDDNTQVFTIKNSHGLHARPGAMLVAEAKKFDATIKVVNLDGDGRSVNAKSLMKVIALGVKKGHQLQFTAEGADASEALAAIGAAIDSGLGES from the coding sequence ATGCTGCAACTTACTACGCAAGATATCAAACTTGGCCAAGCACAGAGTGACAAGCTTGCTGCGATTCGAGCGATCGCTGAAGACTTAACTGCTCACGGTTATGTCGCGGACGGTTATGTAGAAGGAATGTTGAACCGGGAAGGTCAGAATTCTACGTTCTTAGGGAATGGGATTGCCATTCCACACGGAACGACAGATACCCGTGACCTTGTTCACAGTACTGGCGTGGCCATTCACCATTTTCCTAATGGTGTCGATTGGGCTGACGGCAATACTGTTTACGTTGCGATTGGTATCGCGGCGAAATCTGACGAACACTTAGGGATTTTAAAGCAATTAACCAAAGTGCTTGCGTCAGATGGCGTTGAAGAGAGCCTAAAAGCAGCGAAGACTGAAGAAGACATTATCGCGATTTTAAACGGTGATGTGCAATTTGACGCAGATTTGGATGCGTCATTGGTACAAATCCAATTCCCAGCAACAGACATGGTGCAACTCAGTGCCGTTGCCGGTGGATTGCTGAAAAATAAAGGCAATGCCAATGCCGACTTCGTGGCAGAGCTAGTGACGAAAGCGCCAACATCATTGGGCAACGGTCTATGGCTGGTCAGCAGCAGCAAAGGCGTGCAGCGCACAGGTCTGTCGTTTGTCTCAACCAATGCTGACTGCCAATTCGATGGTCAAGCGGTGAAAGCGCTGATTGCCGTCGCGGGCTGCAACGGCGCCCACCAAAGTCTCATGAACAACATCGCGACGCTCGTCTTCAAACAGCAGCAAGCCGATCTTGTCAGTGCGGATTCCGCACAAAATGTGGTGGCGCTCTTAAGTGGCGAAGAAGTCTCAAGCGCTTCCAGCGATGACAATACTCAAGTCTTTACGATTAAAAATTCACACGGTTTGCACGCCCGCCCTGGCGCGATGTTGGTGGCAGAAGCGAAAAAATTCGACGCAACGATCAAGGTCGTCAACCTCGATGGCGATGGCCGTTCAGTGAACGCAAAAAGCTTAATGAAAGTGATTGCACTTGGTGTCAAAAAAGGCCACCAGCTTCAATTTACAGCAGAAGGTGCGGATGCCTCAGAAGCATTGGCAGCCATTGGCGCGGCAATCGACTCTGGTCTAGGCGAAAGCTAA
- the pfkB gene encoding 1-phosphofructokinase translates to MTKKVVTITLNPALDLTGSLDTVNVGSVSLVKDSDLHAAGKGVNVAKVLSDLGADVTVTGFLGADNQEMFAQLFSEMGAHDEFVRIAGSTRINVKLVEANGEVSDINFPGIHVNEEAIAAFEDTLMRLADDHDFFVIAGSLPVGVSAEQCAAWIEKLHQMGKKVLFDSSRAALAQGLNAHPWLIKPNDEELAQFVGRELHTPAECRVAAEELADKGIENIVVSMGANGTMWFNQGEWLHAQPPRMNVVSTVGAGDTLVAGMCWGHMQEMEKSELVRFATALSALAVSQVGVGMDDVQALKTLQEKIQLKPVSTLTE, encoded by the coding sequence ATGACGAAAAAAGTAGTCACGATCACGCTTAACCCAGCATTAGATTTGACCGGTAGCCTTGATACCGTGAATGTTGGCTCGGTGAGCTTAGTCAAAGACAGTGATCTCCATGCCGCAGGTAAGGGTGTCAATGTTGCCAAAGTTCTTAGCGATTTGGGAGCCGATGTTACTGTTACGGGTTTCTTAGGGGCTGATAACCAAGAAATGTTCGCACAGTTATTTAGCGAAATGGGCGCACACGATGAATTTGTACGTATTGCAGGTTCGACTCGTATTAACGTGAAATTGGTGGAAGCCAATGGCGAAGTCAGCGATATCAACTTCCCAGGCATTCACGTCAATGAGGAAGCCATTGCTGCTTTTGAAGACACGCTAATGCGTTTAGCCGACGATCATGATTTCTTTGTGATTGCGGGCAGCTTGCCAGTGGGCGTCTCTGCCGAGCAATGTGCTGCATGGATTGAAAAACTGCATCAAATGGGCAAAAAAGTCTTGTTTGATAGCAGCCGTGCCGCATTAGCACAGGGCCTCAATGCTCACCCATGGTTGATCAAACCTAACGATGAAGAATTGGCACAATTTGTTGGCCGCGAACTGCATACACCAGCAGAATGCCGCGTTGCTGCAGAAGAGCTGGCTGACAAAGGCATTGAGAATATTGTGGTCTCAATGGGTGCGAATGGCACCATGTGGTTTAACCAAGGTGAATGGCTTCATGCTCAACCACCACGCATGAATGTTGTGAGTACTGTCGGTGCTGGCGATACGCTGGTGGCGGGTATGTGCTGGGGACATATGCAAGAAATGGAGAAATCTGAACTCGTTCGTTTTGCTACTGCGCTGTCTGCATTAGCCGTGTCCCAAGTGGGCGTGGGTATGGATGACGTACAAGCACTGAAAACCCTACAAGAAAAAATCCAATTAAAACCAGTAAGTACACTTACTGAATAA
- a CDS encoding PTS fructose-like transporter subunit IIB, translated as MNIAIITACPSGVANSIIAAGLLEQAAQSLNWTAKVECQSSVIDAAPLSQADIDAADVVIIAANTDIDTSRFVGKKVYQSDITACMADAAAYLKTATEQATELTADKVTKAAETVSSAGETAGSKKIVAITACPTGVAHTFMAADALTEEAKRLGHEIHVETRGSVGAKNQLTAEQISQADVVIIACDIDVSLDRFVGKKLYRTSTGAALKKTEQEINNAFATASVYQQSGAGSTEESSGQQEEKKGVYKHLMTGVSHMLPVVVAGGLLIALSFVFGIKAFEQEGTLPAALMNIGGGAAFKLMIPVLAGFIAFSIADRPGLAPGLIGGMLASTLGAGFLGGILAGFIAGYSAKLIADKLPIPTSMESLKPILIIPFVASLFTGLVMIYVVGTPVAAIMTAMTNFLNNMGEANAVVLGIILGAMMCFDLGGPVNKAAYTFGVGLLASQQYLPMAAIMAAGMVPPLAMGLATFVARRKFVTAEREGGKAAFVLGLCFISEGAIPFAAKDPVRVIPSCMIGGAITGALSMYFNIKLMAPHGGLFVLLIPGAISHALLYLISIVVGTVVTAVIYSAIKPVPKVESNLL; from the coding sequence ATGAATATTGCCATTATTACAGCCTGCCCAAGTGGTGTGGCGAACAGCATCATAGCCGCTGGCTTGCTAGAGCAAGCCGCTCAATCACTAAACTGGACTGCAAAAGTTGAATGCCAAAGTTCGGTGATTGACGCCGCCCCTCTATCACAAGCGGATATTGACGCAGCGGACGTGGTTATTATTGCCGCGAATACGGATATTGATACGTCTCGTTTCGTTGGTAAGAAAGTCTACCAAAGCGACATTACAGCATGCATGGCAGATGCTGCCGCGTACCTAAAAACCGCGACAGAGCAAGCAACCGAACTGACCGCAGACAAAGTCACCAAAGCCGCTGAAACTGTCTCCTCTGCAGGTGAAACGGCGGGTAGTAAGAAAATCGTTGCGATTACAGCGTGTCCTACTGGTGTCGCGCATACCTTTATGGCCGCCGATGCCCTAACAGAAGAAGCCAAACGTCTTGGGCATGAGATTCATGTTGAAACACGTGGCTCAGTGGGCGCGAAAAACCAACTTACAGCCGAACAGATTTCCCAAGCAGATGTCGTGATCATCGCCTGTGATATCGATGTATCTCTTGATCGTTTTGTCGGTAAAAAACTGTATCGTACCAGTACTGGTGCGGCACTGAAGAAAACGGAACAAGAAATCAATAACGCGTTTGCGACCGCATCTGTGTACCAACAAAGCGGCGCTGGCTCTACAGAAGAAAGTAGTGGCCAACAAGAAGAGAAGAAAGGCGTGTACAAGCACCTAATGACTGGTGTATCACACATGTTGCCAGTCGTCGTTGCTGGTGGTCTATTAATCGCCCTTTCTTTCGTGTTCGGTATTAAAGCATTTGAACAAGAAGGCACGTTGCCAGCAGCACTGATGAACATTGGTGGTGGCGCGGCATTCAAGCTGATGATTCCTGTACTTGCGGGCTTCATCGCCTTCTCGATTGCTGACCGTCCAGGTTTAGCGCCAGGTCTTATCGGTGGTATGTTAGCAAGCACATTAGGTGCGGGCTTCCTGGGTGGTATTCTTGCTGGTTTCATCGCTGGTTACTCTGCCAAACTGATCGCGGATAAACTACCGATTCCAACTTCAATGGAATCCTTGAAACCCATTTTGATCATTCCATTTGTGGCAAGTTTGTTCACGGGTCTTGTCATGATTTATGTTGTCGGCACACCTGTCGCAGCAATCATGACGGCGATGACCAACTTCTTGAACAACATGGGTGAAGCAAACGCCGTCGTACTTGGTATTATTTTAGGCGCGATGATGTGTTTCGACCTTGGTGGTCCAGTGAACAAAGCCGCATACACGTTTGGTGTGGGTCTACTTGCATCTCAACAATACCTACCAATGGCTGCAATCATGGCCGCAGGTATGGTTCCGCCACTCGCGATGGGTCTTGCGACCTTCGTTGCACGTCGTAAGTTTGTGACAGCAGAACGAGAAGGTGGTAAAGCTGCGTTTGTGTTAGGCCTGTGCTTTATTTCTGAAGGTGCGATTCCCTTTGCAGCGAAAGATCCGGTACGCGTCATTCCATCATGTATGATTGGTGGTGCAATTACAGGTGCTCTATCAATGTACTTCAATATTAAATTGATGGCACCACATGGTGGTCTCTTTGTTCTATTGATTCCTGGTGCGATTTCACACGCATTGCTATACCTCATCTCCATTGTGGTTGGTACTGTCGTGACAGCGGTTATCTACTCCGCCATCAAACCCGTGCCTAAAGTAGAAAGCAACCTACTATAA
- a CDS encoding ATP-dependent zinc protease: MKQQWKILVPLMLSGGLMACTTTATQSPNSDDSTQKTAVEIEKHKTTAPSEKQDVVESKKKQDAVVKDKKTTSHTSTKPQVVRPKVEGKKLSDGKLILGSKEWVHLPNLKENLDARVDTGATTSSLSAVDVKPFERDGKDWVKFKLEHNGIKSEEVSLPVDRWVRIKQANTEKGERRAVVRMWVEIGDLKEKTEFTLADRTHLSYPLLLGRSFFKDVAVVDVGRTYVQGKNLENDDKKKTVE; this comes from the coding sequence ATGAAACAACAATGGAAAATCTTAGTACCTCTGATGTTGAGCGGCGGGCTAATGGCATGTACCACCACAGCAACTCAATCTCCAAATTCAGATGACAGTACTCAAAAAACTGCTGTTGAGATCGAGAAACATAAAACCACAGCACCGAGTGAAAAACAGGATGTGGTAGAGAGTAAAAAGAAACAGGACGCTGTTGTTAAAGATAAGAAAACGACATCCCACACGAGCACGAAGCCGCAGGTTGTAAGACCGAAAGTGGAAGGCAAAAAGCTCAGTGACGGTAAACTTATCCTGGGTTCGAAAGAATGGGTTCATTTACCGAATCTGAAAGAAAATCTTGATGCACGTGTCGATACGGGTGCGACCACCTCTTCATTGAGTGCAGTCGATGTGAAACCGTTTGAGCGCGATGGGAAAGATTGGGTTAAATTCAAACTTGAGCACAATGGTATTAAGAGTGAAGAAGTCAGTTTACCCGTTGATCGCTGGGTAAGAATCAAACAGGCGAATACTGAAAAAGGTGAACGCCGCGCCGTTGTGCGTATGTGGGTCGAAATTGGTGATCTTAAAGAGAAAACCGAATTTACATTGGCGGACCGTACTCATCTGTCGTACCCATTACTGTTAGGCCGTAGTTTCTTCAAAGATGTTGCAGTTGTCGATGTCGGCCGTACTTATGTACAGGGCAAAAACTTAGAGAACGATGATAAGAAAAAAACAGTGGAATAA
- a CDS encoding aromatic amino acid transaminase: protein MFSHLPTPVLDTIISLSAAYQVDPREEKVDLGIGVYKNSQGLTPIMNAVSAAQTRVTAEQTTKAYVGIAGCERFNQSMTDLILPQPSVQARVATIQTPGASGGLRMFADLIKFAEPEATVWLSNPSYVNHAPIMEAAGLKVEYYAYFNSETKTVDTEALLADLANVGPKDVVLLHGCCHNPTGADMDFATWQAVTQLAQAQGFTPFVDAAYLGFGDSLEQDSAGLRYMAEHVDEMMLTVSCSKNFGLYRERTGAAMVIAKTAEHAANAKGKLLNLARASYTMPPDHGAALVRTVLQDDELKASWMTELSEMQHRLLSLRQSLCKELRNKLNTSQFDFIEQHKGMFSVLGLTPEQMSRLREEFAIYGVTDGRINIAGLTEDAIPYVADSIIKVC, encoded by the coding sequence ATGTTCTCCCATTTACCGACTCCGGTACTCGATACGATTATTTCGTTATCCGCAGCTTATCAAGTTGATCCTCGTGAAGAAAAAGTCGATTTAGGTATTGGTGTCTACAAGAATAGTCAAGGGCTTACGCCGATCATGAACGCCGTCAGTGCCGCGCAAACCCGAGTGACTGCTGAGCAAACCACCAAGGCGTATGTCGGTATCGCGGGCTGTGAACGCTTTAATCAAAGTATGACAGATTTAATCTTACCGCAGCCCTCAGTGCAGGCTCGTGTCGCTACGATTCAAACTCCTGGCGCCAGTGGTGGCTTACGTATGTTTGCCGATCTGATCAAATTTGCTGAGCCGGAAGCGACCGTATGGTTATCAAATCCCAGTTATGTCAATCATGCTCCCATCATGGAAGCGGCAGGATTAAAGGTGGAGTACTATGCTTACTTTAACTCTGAAACAAAAACTGTGGATACCGAGGCATTATTAGCCGATCTTGCAAACGTTGGCCCTAAGGATGTGGTACTGCTTCATGGGTGCTGTCATAACCCGACTGGAGCGGATATGGACTTTGCAACTTGGCAAGCGGTTACTCAGTTAGCACAAGCGCAAGGCTTTACTCCATTCGTGGATGCGGCGTATCTTGGTTTTGGCGACAGTCTTGAACAAGACAGTGCCGGATTGCGTTACATGGCCGAGCATGTCGACGAAATGATGCTGACGGTTTCTTGCTCTAAAAACTTTGGTTTGTACCGCGAACGCACGGGTGCCGCCATGGTGATTGCCAAAACCGCTGAACATGCCGCGAATGCAAAAGGGAAATTATTGAATTTAGCTCGCGCTTCTTACACGATGCCGCCAGACCATGGTGCGGCCCTTGTCAGAACGGTGTTACAGGATGATGAACTGAAAGCCAGCTGGATGACAGAGCTTAGTGAAATGCAGCATCGTTTGTTAAGCCTTCGTCAAAGTTTGTGTAAAGAGTTGAGAAATAAACTGAATACTTCACAATTCGACTTTATCGAACAGCACAAAGGGATGTTTTCGGTGTTAGGATTAACGCCAGAACAAATGTCTCGCTTGCGCGAGGAGTTCGCAATTTATGGTGTGACAGATGGTCGTATCAATATTGCTGGACTGACAGAAGATGCAATCCCTTACGTTGCTGATTCAATTATAAAAGTGTGTTAA
- a CDS encoding Gfo/Idh/MocA family protein yields MNKSEVRWGIAGVGHIAHRFVNDLVNHCPNALFYGAAARHSARAKTFVEQFDGQVSYDSYVSLAHDPNIDVVYIATIHPAHKPLIELYLNHGKHVLVEKPALTNVADWDAMMSLAEQKGLLLIEAMKTLTFPAYRALRQWIQDKQLVIDHVEAAFGGVVPVDDNSRLFDAHLCGGASLDVGVYPLWLYADLCECLGQPMGTLTTEFMQDNPQSQVDDTAIYHFSGAVSGKIGGSITRELSKVATLTGPDLTITIAEKWWNPKNITIHYQGEEHRIDTSPCGGGFEHEIIHMTDLIRQQATSSDIIKKRVGRQVIACVEAALSANGFTHLTQINGVATQ; encoded by the coding sequence ATGAATAAGTCTGAAGTCCGTTGGGGGATTGCTGGTGTGGGTCATATTGCTCATCGTTTTGTCAACGATCTGGTGAATCATTGTCCTAACGCTCTTTTTTATGGCGCTGCGGCTCGTCATAGTGCACGTGCTAAAACATTTGTTGAGCAGTTTGATGGGCAAGTAAGCTATGACTCTTATGTCTCATTAGCACACGATCCCAATATCGACGTTGTCTACATTGCCACTATTCATCCCGCTCATAAACCGTTGATCGAGCTGTACTTAAATCACGGTAAGCATGTACTGGTTGAAAAACCTGCATTAACCAATGTTGCTGACTGGGACGCGATGATGTCTCTTGCTGAACAAAAAGGCCTGCTGCTGATTGAAGCAATGAAAACACTGACATTTCCTGCTTATCGTGCGCTGCGCCAATGGATTCAAGATAAGCAATTAGTGATTGATCATGTTGAGGCCGCGTTCGGTGGTGTGGTACCCGTTGATGATAACAGTCGTTTGTTTGACGCTCATTTATGCGGAGGGGCCTCATTGGATGTCGGTGTGTATCCGCTGTGGCTATATGCCGACCTATGCGAGTGTTTAGGTCAGCCTATGGGGACGTTAACCACGGAATTTATGCAAGATAATCCCCAATCACAAGTCGATGACACGGCGATTTATCACTTTTCTGGTGCCGTTAGTGGCAAAATTGGCGGTTCGATTACGAGAGAACTGTCTAAAGTGGCCACTCTGACTGGCCCAGACTTGACGATTACGATTGCAGAAAAATGGTGGAATCCAAAAAATATTACCATTCATTATCAAGGTGAAGAGCATCGTATTGATACATCACCTTGTGGTGGCGGCTTTGAGCATGAAATTATCCATATGACCGACTTAATCCGTCAGCAAGCCACGAGCTCAGATATCATCAAAAAGCGTGTCGGTCGTCAGGTGATTGCCTGTGTTGAAGCGGCTTTGAGTGCGAATGGGTTTACGCATTTGACGCAGATTAATGGTGTGGCAACACAATGA
- a CDS encoding sialate O-acetylesterase, which yields MNFIKRSGFTALLALLSMSAVAAPDPNFHVYLMVGQSNMEGASPVEPQDRVTNPRVMVLQDESCGGIGYYGQWRVASPPLVRCSGALGPGDNFGKIMANNSDSNVTIGLVGAAHGGQKIEYFLKNCRDFNACTPSFGSTPNNLIGGYQWLLDLARKAQQRGVIKGIIFHQGESNTGDPAWPGRVKQLVTDIRNDLGIGNVPFIAGELPYPACCSSHNRLIAQLPSLITNAHVVSAAGLNIHDQYHFDSAGAREMGRRYATKMLQLVDTSAGDNDGTGNHTIVVRLSGVVGDESVNLQVGGTTVKSWTATNTMTDYTIHTDATGDIRVGFTNDGGNRDVQVDYIVVNGAVRQAEDQYDNSGAWGNGTCGGGTFSEWLNCNGSIGFGAL from the coding sequence ATGAACTTTATAAAAAGATCGGGCTTCACCGCGCTGCTTGCTTTATTGTCGATGTCTGCTGTGGCAGCACCGGATCCCAACTTTCATGTGTATTTGATGGTGGGTCAATCAAATATGGAAGGCGCGTCACCTGTCGAGCCTCAAGACCGTGTCACGAATCCCCGAGTCATGGTTCTGCAAGACGAATCGTGTGGCGGCATCGGATACTATGGTCAATGGCGTGTGGCCTCTCCACCGCTGGTCCGTTGTTCTGGTGCATTAGGACCTGGTGATAATTTCGGTAAAATCATGGCCAACAATTCTGATTCTAATGTCACAATTGGGTTAGTGGGCGCGGCACATGGTGGACAAAAAATAGAATATTTTCTGAAAAATTGTCGTGATTTTAACGCATGTACTCCGAGCTTTGGTTCGACACCGAATAACCTTATTGGTGGCTATCAATGGTTGCTTGATTTGGCCCGCAAAGCTCAGCAGAGAGGGGTAATAAAAGGCATTATTTTCCATCAAGGTGAAAGTAATACTGGGGATCCGGCTTGGCCTGGACGTGTTAAGCAATTAGTGACCGATATTCGTAACGATTTGGGCATTGGTAATGTTCCTTTTATTGCCGGAGAGCTTCCTTACCCAGCTTGCTGCTCTAGCCATAATCGTTTAATCGCGCAATTGCCTTCATTAATTACCAACGCCCATGTTGTCAGTGCAGCCGGTTTGAATATTCACGATCAGTATCATTTCGATTCGGCTGGCGCGCGTGAAATGGGGCGGCGTTATGCAACCAAAATGTTACAGTTGGTGGACACGAGTGCCGGGGATAATGATGGGACAGGCAATCACACTATCGTTGTTCGGTTAAGCGGCGTGGTTGGCGATGAAAGCGTTAATCTGCAAGTCGGTGGGACCACAGTAAAAAGCTGGACCGCGACAAATACAATGACAGATTATACGATACACACCGATGCCACCGGTGATATTCGTGTGGGCTTTACTAATGATGGCGGGAATCGCGATGTGCAAGTTGATTATATTGTCGTTAATGGTGCGGTTCGCCAAGCTGAAGATCAATACGATAACTCAGGAGCATGGGGCAATGGCACTTGTGGGGGCGGAACATTTTCTGAATGGCTGAACTGCAACGGCTCCATAGGCTTTGGCGCACTATAA